In Prunus dulcis chromosome 1, ALMONDv2, whole genome shotgun sequence, the following are encoded in one genomic region:
- the LOC117615242 gene encoding auxin-responsive protein SAUR24-like, giving the protein MATAMKKVEKIRQIVRLKQLVMRWKLTSLRRRSVLSYDDSGAFPSGSNRRIPAGFLAVYVGAERIRFVIQARFVNLPVFVGLLKKAEEEFGFGCSGGLVLPCEVGFFKEILRFLERDESKFGRLGLEEFLKMVSEVGFDSCKELASNAAANSSCHAFTPLLQKARG; this is encoded by the coding sequence ATGGCGACCGCCATGAAAAAGGTCGAGAAGATCCGCCAGATAGTCCGGCTAAAACAACTCGTGATGCGCTGGAAGCTAACGAGTCTCCGCCGCCGCTCCGTCCTCTCCTACGACGACTCGGGAGCCTTCCCGTCCGGTTCGAACCGGCGCATCCCCGCCGGTTTTCTTGCGGTCTACGTCGGAGCGGAGCGAATCCGGTTCGTGATCCAGGCCCGGTTCGTGAACCTCCCGGTTTTCGTCGGATTACTAAAGAAGGCCGAGGAAGAGTTCGGGTTCGGGTGCAGCGGAGGCCTCGTGTTGCCTTGCGAGGTTGGGTTTTTCAAAGAGATCCTGAGATTTCTAGAGAGGGATGAGAGCAAGTTTGGACGGCTGGGATTGGAAGAGTTCTTGAAGATGGTTTCTGAAGTTGGTTTTGATTCTTGCAAGGAATTGGCGTCCAATGCTGCTGCTAATTCCTCGTGCCATGCCTTCACTCCTCTGTTGCAGAAAGCAAGGGGCTGA
- the LOC117615312 gene encoding dehydrodolichyl diphosphate synthase 6-like encodes MEKSNGNKATQIFWSIVSFLRRCLFLVISVRPIPHHIAFIMDGNRRYAKKRKLKEGDGHRVGFLALMSMLKFCYELGVRYVTIYAFSIDNFKRDPEEVQSLMDLIQEKIEGLIKEESIVNRYGIKVHFIGNLKLLSEPVRLAAERAMEATANNSRGVLSICIAYTSTDEIVHAVQESCEEKSDEISVMNASGAGYGLLQLGGNEKEERENIVKLTDIEKHMYMTVAPDPDILIRTSGETRLSNFLLWQSAHCYLYSPSVLWPEIGFRHFTWAILSFQRSYFYLDRKRKQS; translated from the coding sequence ATGGAGAAAAGCAATGGCAATAAAGCAACCCAGATTTTTTGGAGCATAGTTAGTTTCTTGAGGAgatgtctttttcttgtaaTTTCTGTTCGTCCTATACCTCATCACATTGCATTCATCATGGATGGAAATCGAAGATATGCTAAAAAGCGGAAGTTGAAGGAAGGGGATGGACATAGGGTTGGGTTTTTGGCTCTGATGTCCATGCTCAAGTTTTGTTATGAGTTGGGGGTTAGATATGTGACTATATATGCCTTTAGTATTGATAATTTCAAAAGGGACCCTGAAGAAGTTCAATCCTTGATGGACCTGATACAGGAGAAAATTGAAGGGTTAATCAAGGAAGAAAGCATAGTTAACCGCTATGGAATTAAGGTACACTTTATAGGGAACCTAAAACTCTTGAGTGAACCTGTTAGGTTGGCAGCTGAGAGGGCTATGGAGGCCACTGCCAACAACTCCAGAGGAGTTCTGTCAATATGTATTGCCTACACTTCCACTGATGAGATTGTGCATGCTGTTCAAGAATCGTGCGAAGAAAAATCAGATGAAATTAGTGTAATGAATGCAAGTGGAGCTGGGTATGGTCTACTTCAACTTGGAGGgaatgaaaaggaagaaagggaGAACATTGTAAAATTGACAGATATTGAAAAGCATATGTACATGACTGTTGCACCTGACCCTGATATTCTAATCCGTACTTCTGGCGAGACCCGGTTgagcaattttcttttgtggcaGAGTGCACACTGTTATTTGTACTCTCCATCTGTGCTCTGGCCAGAGATTGGTTTCCGGCATTTCACTTGGGCGATCTTGAGCTTTCAGCGTAGCTACTTTTATCTGgacagaaaaaggaaacagtcataa